TAAGGAATCGAGTTTTCCATCATGTCCAAAAGCGCTAACCCCTCCTGCTGACAGATTCATGACAGTCAAAAGCCTGATCGCCTCCGTCACCCAACAGGAAGACCTCAACTTCCTGCTCACCAACCGCGTGCCGCGCGCCGCGCTGACCCGCTTCATGGGCTGGTTCTCCAAGATCGAGAACCCGCTCGTCCGGGACGCGTCGATCGCGCTGTGGAAGCTGTTCTCCGACCTCGATCTCTCCGAGGCCAAGGAGAGCCGCTTCAAGAGCCTGCACGCCTGCTTCACGCGCGAGCTGAAGCCCGGCCTGCGGCCGTTCGATCCCGATCCCGCCATCGTCACCAGCCCGTCCGACGGCATCATCGGCGCCCACGGCCTGATCCGCGACGGCGAGCTCTACCAGATCAAGGGCGCGCCCTATTCGCTGCGCGAGCTCGTCGCCGATCCGGCCGTGGTCGAGACCCATCGCAACGGCAGCTTCGTCACCTTGCGTCTGACCTCGAGCATGTATCACCGCTTCCACGCGCCGGCCGACATGACGATCGAGCATGTCAGCCTGATCCATGGCGACGTCTGGAACGTCAATCCGATCGCGCTGAAGCGGGTCGAGCGGCTGTTCTGCAAGAACGAGCGCGCGGTGATCCGCACGCATCTTACCTCCGGCGAGCCGTTCACGATCGTGCCGGTGGCGGCGATCCTGGTGGCGAGTATCCGCCTGCATGCGCTCGACCGCGTATTGAACGCGCAGACCGAGCGACCGCTCGCCTATGCCTGTAACAACAATGTGCGCAAGGGGGACGAGCTCGGCTGGTTCGAGCACGGCTCCACCATCATCCTGCTCGCGCCCGGCGACTTCACATTCTGCCCCGATGTGGCGGAAGGCGCCCGCATCCGGGCCGGACAGCCACTGTGGCGCAGGCGCGTCGCCGCCGGATGAATGTCAGGTCCACGCTTGCGGAATCTCGATTTCGGCGTTGCGCAGTCCTATATCGGAGCGTTCAACTGACGAATCAGACCGCGGGAGTTGCGGTCGTTGCGGCTCGGGAGAGGCGATGGCGAGAGCGCCGATCATGGCGGCAGGGGGCATCGTGCTGCGGCGGGAACAGCCGCCGCGCATCGCGGTCGTGCGCCTGCGCAAGCGCGACGAATGGGTGCTGCCGAAGGGCAAGCTCGACGACGGCGAGACGCCGCGCGACGCCGCCAGGCGCGAGGTGCTGGAGGAGACCGGCCACAAGGTCACCGTGCATGAATTCCTCGGCACCCTGGTCTACGATACCGGCACGCGTGCCAAGGTCGTGCACTACTGGCGCATGGAAGCGGCCGACGAGCCGTCGCAGCCGCTGATGGACGATGTCCGCGCCGTCGACTGGCTGCCGCTCGATGCGGCGGTGGGGCGGCTGTCGCGCGATCATGAGAAGACGTTCCTGGAGACCGTCGGGCCGTACGCGCTCGCAGGCCTGATCCGCAAGACCAAGGCGAAGTCCGCGCCCGAGGTGGTGGCGAAGACCGCCGCTGACAAGAAGCCGGTCGAGAAGGTCGCAGCGGAGACGGCGGCGGTCGCGGCAAAGCCTGCAACCGCCAGGAAGCGCCGCAGCCGGGTCGTGGAGCCCGCCCCAGCGCCGGCTCCGGAGATCGCCGACTTCGCGATCGCAGTGCCGGGCGAGCAGCCCGCCGAAGCCGTGCTTGCGGCTGCGGCGCCCGACCTCGGTCAATCCGAACCGACTGCTTCGGATCCGGCAGCAGTGCCGGCGGAGGCCCACCCGGTCCCGATGGCGGCCGAACCCGCTGCAAGCGCGCGTGAGCCGGCGGACCTCGAGCGTATCGAGGCCGTGGCCGCAGCGATCAAGTCGCTCGTGCCGAGCAAGGCCGCGCCGGATGCCGAAAGCAGCCCGAGTAAGGACAGGCCGTCGGACGTGCCGAATGCCGGCGCAGAAGCCGCCGCGCCGCGCGAAGACGTGGCCGCCGCGGATGCGGAGGCGCTGGATGGTGCGCCACGCCGCAGCCTGGCCCAGAAGATGCGGGCGTGGCTCGGCCGCGCCGCCTGAGTCTGGTTGACGAAACGATTGATCGGCAAGCGGTTCTGCCGTGCACATTCTGCGCGTGCCGGCTGAGCAATTCCTGCTGTCCGCTGCTCGAAGATTGCCAAGAACCATTCGCGCCATCGCGGGTTGATGCGGGTCCGTCAACGGAGACCCCGCATGAGCCCGTCGCCACCGCGCCAGAGCGCCGCGTCCACCGCAAAGCCTGCCCCTCTGTCCGTCACGCTTCAGATCAATGGCCAGTCGCACACGCTGTCGGTGGCACCCTGGACCACGCTGCTCGATCTCCTGCGCAATCATCTCGACCTCACCGGCACCAAGAAGGGCTGCGATCACGGCCAATGCGGCGCTTGCACCGTGCTGATCGACGGCCGCCGCGTGCTCTCCTGCCTGACGCTCGCGGTCATGAAAGACGGCGCCGAGATCACGACCATCGAGGGACTCGCCAAGGGTGATGAGCTGCACCCGCTGCAGCAGGCCTTCATCGATCACGATGCCTTCCAATGCGGCTATTGCACGCCGGGCCAGATCTGCTCGGCCGCCGGCCTGATCGCCGAGGGCAGGGCGAAGACGAAGGACGAGATCCGCGAGCTGATGAGCGGCAACATCTGTCGTTGCGGCGCCTATCCGAACATCGTCGGCGCCATCGAGCAGGCGATGGGAGGCAGCCGATGAACAATTTCGACTACGCGCGCGCCAGCGATGTCGCCGAGGCCGTCAGGCTGAAGGCGGCGACGCCGGAGGCCAAGTTCATCGCCGGCGGCACCAACCTGATCGACCTGATGAAGTATCACGTCGAGCAGCCGCGTCAGCTGATCGACATCAGCCACCTGCCGCTGACGAATGTGGAGGAGACGAGCGCCGGCGGCGTCAGGATCGGCGCGCTGGTCCCGAACAACACGCTCGCCTATCACCCCCTCATCGAGAGCCGCTATCCGCTGCTGGCGAGCGCGATCCTCGCCGGCGCCTCGGCGCAGCTGCGCAACATGGCCTCGACCGGCGGCAATCTGCTGCAGCGGACGCGCTGCGCCTACTTCTACGACGTCGCCACGCCCTGCAACAAGCGCACGCCCGGCGCCGGCTGCTCGGCGGTCGACGGTCTCAACCGCGGCCATGCCATCCTCGGCGCCAGCGCCGATTGCATCGCGACCCACCCCTCCGACATGTGCGTGGCGCTCGCCGCGCTCGACGCCAAGGTGCTGGTCGCGGGCTCCTCGGGCGAGCGCGTCATCGCCCTTGCGGACTTCCATCGGCTGCCCGGCGACCGGCCGGATCTCGACAACACGCTGCGCGTCGACGAGATCATCACCGCGATCGAGCTGCCCCCGCAGGGCTTCGCCGCGAATCACAACTATCTGAAGATCCGCGATCGCCTGTCCTACGCATTCGCGCTGGTCTCGGTCGCCGCTGCGCTCGAGCTCGACGGCGGCCGCATCGGCGAGGCGCGCCTGGCGCTCGGCGGCGTCGCCCACAAGCCGTGGCGCAATGAGGCCGCCGAAGCCGCGCTGCGCGGGCAGGCGCCGGATCCCCAGGCGTTCGGCCGCGCTGCGAAGATCCTGCTGAGCGATGCGAAAGCCGCCACGCACAACGCCTTCAAGATCCCGCTGGCGCGCCGCGCCATCGTGCGCACCCTGACCCAGGCCGCGAACGCAACGCCCCAGATTCAAGCCATCAAGACCATCCGGTGATGTCATGACAGCTCGCATCGGCACAGCCACCTCCCGCATCGACGGCCGCGCCAAGGTCACCGGTGTCGCCAAATATGCCGCCGAGTTCACCGCGCCAGATCTCGCCTTCGGCGTCGTGGTCAATTCCACCATTTCGAAGGGGCGGATCGTGCGCATCGATACCAGCCGCGCCCTGGCTGTCGACGGCGTCCTCGACGTGCTGACCCACGCCAACCGGGTCAGGATGGCGGACAAGGATGACGCCTATCGCGACGAGGTCGCGCCGGAGGACGGCTCGCCCTATCGTCCGCTCTATGACGACCGGGTGCATTTCAACTACCAGCCGGTGGCGCTGGTCGTCGCCGAGGACGAGGACACTGCGCGTTTCGCGGCGACGCTGGTCGCGGTAGAGTATCTGGCCGAGAGCTTCGCGACCGACCTGCATGCGCGGCGCGAGCAGGCTTTCAAGGTCGACAAGCCGCTCAAGCCGCGCGGCGACGCGACAAAGGCGCTTGCCGGCGCAGCCGTGCGTCACGATGCCGACTATGGCGTCCCGATCGAATATCACAACCCGATGGAGCTCTACGCGTCGACGGTGCTCTGGCGCGAGGGCGGCAAGCTCGTGGTCTACGACAAGACCCAGGGCGTGCAGAATGTGCAGCGCTACGTCTGCAGCGTGTTCCAGCTGAAGGAGGACGACGTCCAGGTGATGTCGCCGTTCGTCGGCGGCGCGTTCGGCTCCGGGCTGCGGCCGCAATACCAGGTGGTGCTCGCCGCCATGGCCGCGCTGAAGCTGAAGCGCGCGGTGCGCGTCGTGCTCAGCCGCGCCCAGATGTATGGCCTGTGCTATCGCCCTGCGACGATCGAGCGGCTGGCGCTCGGCGCCCGTGAGGACGGTACGCTGGCGGCGCTGACGCACGAGGCCGTTGCGATGACCTCGCAGCACGAGGCGTTCTCGCGCAACGACATCGGCTGGGGCGATGTGCTCTACACCTCCGCCACTTCGCGCGCGACGCACCGCCTCGCCAAGCTCGACGTGCCGACGCCCGGCGACATGCGCGCGCCCGGCGCCGCCAGTGGCATCTACGGGCTGGAATGCGCGATGGACGAGCTCGCCGTCGCGCTGAAGATGGATCCTCTCGAATTGCGCCTGCGCTGCTATTCCGATCGGGATCAGGACAAGGATCTGCCGTTCTCCAGCAAGCGGCTGAAGGAGTGCTATCAGCAGGGCGCCGAGGCGTTCGGCTGGTCGAAGCGCAATCCCGAGCCGCGGTCGATGCGTGATGGCCGAGAACTCGTTGGCTGGGGCATGGCGAGCGGCGCCTGGGAGGCACTGCAGATGCCGTTCGCGACGCGGATCATGATGACGGCGAATGGACATGTCGAGGTGGCGAGCGCGACCTCCGATATCGGCACCGGCACCTACACGATCATGGCGCAGGTCGCCGCCGACATGCTCGGCGTGCCGCTCGACAGCATCAATGTGAAGCTGGGCGACTCCACGCTGCCCAAGGCGCCGGTAGAGGGAGGTTCGTGGACCGCAGCCTCGATCTCGCATGCGATCGTCAACGCCGCCGATGATATCCGGGCGGAGCTGTTGAAGATCGCGCACACCATCCCGGGCTCGCCGTTGCAGGGGCTCACCGCCGACGAAGTGACGCTCGCCGATGGCGCCATCGTCGCCATCTCCGATCGCAGCCGGTCGTTGGCGATGTCGGACGTGATGCGTCACGGTGGCAAGGACCGCATCGAGAAGGAGCGCGGCTCGGATTTCGAGGACGACGACAAGCACGCCCACAACGCCCACTCGGCGGTTTTCGCCGAAGTGAAGGTCGACGAGGAGCTCGGCGTCATCAGAGTGACGCGCATCGTCAATGCCGTCGCCGCCGGGCGCATCCTCAACACCAAGACGGCTTCGAGCCAGATCATGGGCGGGGTCGTCATGGGCATCGGCATGGCGTTGCACGAAGAAGCCCAGATCGACCAGCGGTTCGGGCGCATCATGAACGCCAACATCGCCGAATATCACATGCCGGTGAATGCCGACGTTCACGATATCAAGGTGATCTTCGTCGACGAGGAGGATCGCATCATCAACAAGATGGGCATCAAGGGCGTCGGCGAGATCGGCATCGTCGGCGTCGCCGCGGCGATCGCCAACGCGGTCTATCACGCCACCGGAAGGCGCATACGGGATTTGCCGATCACGCTGGACAAGCTGGTGGGGTGAACCGTCTTCTCTCGGCCATAATGGCGCCGGAGCGAGCCGCGCTCGCCACACCGTCTCCCTTGTTGGTGCCGTTTCGAAACATCTCTCCATTCTTCCGCCCCACGCCGTCCGAAATCTCGGAGAAGGATGCGCCGCCCGCGAGAGGGCGATCATCGTGGGCGTGAGGCGGGAGAAGCATGGTCGAGATCGACGTCGCGGCTTTCGTGAGATCCTGTACCCCCGCCACCATCCGCCTGATGATGCTGTGCGCGGCGCTCGGCCTGTCGGGCTGCGCCACGGCGCAGATGACGCAGAGCGGCGCGCTCGCATCCTATCAGTCGCTGGCGGAATCGAACGGCCTGCTCGCCAAGTCGCAGCTCAACGTCGACAAGGACAATGTGCTCGCGGCCCAGACCGTGCGTATCATGCCGACATCCTTCTCGGGCCAGGCCGGCGCGGTGCTGACGGACCAGCAGCGGCAGCTCGTCGCCAATGCCGTCGACCGCGCGCTGTGTCTCAACCTGAGCGAACGCTTCACGGTCGTGGCGCCCAATCAGAGGGCCGATCTGACGACGCGCACCTTCATCACCCAGGCGACGCCGACCGATCCGGTCGCCGCCGGTGCGTCGAAGGTCGTGTCGGCCGTGCCGGGCGCGCTCGGCGTTCCCGTTCCGGTGCCGCGGCTGCCGATCGGGCTCGGCAGTCTCACGATCGAGGCTGAGGCACTCGACCGCAAGGGCCGGCAGCAGGCCGCAATGGTATGGGCGCGCGGCGCCAATTCGTTCACCAACTCGCCGGTGCTGTCGCAGGCCGGCGATGCCTATGATTTGGCAGGTTCGTTCAGCGCCGATTTCGGCCAGATGCTGGTGACCGGCGAGACCCCGTTCGGAAAGGTGCCGAAGCTGCCGTCGATCGAACGGATCGGCGCGGCGCTCGGCGGCAAGCCGAAGAACGCGGCGTGCGAGGCGTTCGGCAGGGATCCCGGGGTCATCGGCATGGTCGCCAACCGTCTGGGCGCACCGCCGGAATGGGTCGACAAGGGCGCTGTGCCAAGGGACGCACAGGCGAGCACGCAGATCGCGAAGCAGTAGCGGTCATCTGCATCCGCATGCCGCCGTGGGAATGCGAGACGCGGCCGCGTCGGAAAGCATAAGCGCGCAGCTGGTGCTGGCACACCTCGGATCGGGGCGGCGGCCGGTGTGCGCTACTCCGCCGCCTCGCTCTTGCCCTCGATCAGCAGCACGTCGAGGCTCTCGATCTCCTGCATCGCGCGGCCGGCGATGCCCTGCAGGTCGCCATACAGGCCCGCCGTCGAATCCAGCACGCTGCGCAGTTGCTCCTCGCGCTTGGCCCACAGCCGCATCATGGTCTTGCGCTCGCGGTCGAGATCCGACTGCATCTCGGTGAAGCGCTCGACGATGGCGTCGATGCGGTGGCGGAAGCGGGGCCCCGTGAGATAGGCGTAGACCATCTCCATCTTGGTCTGCTGGCCCTCCTGCGCGAGCTTACTGCAGGCGACGTCGATCAGCGACTGCCGCAGTGCCAGCGACAGTGGCAGCGCGAAGCGCGGCTCGGCGACCCAGACGCCGTCGATCAGGTCGAAGCCGTCGACCCCCTTGGGCAGCGCGCTCGAGACGATCAGCGCGATGTCGGCCTTGGCGGCGCGCAGGTCGTCGCGCAGCTTCACCAGCCAGCCATCGCTCCAGTTCTTGGTGCGCTTGGATTCCCACAGAATCGCGCCGCAGGCCTGGCCACCGGGGCCGACCACGCGATGGATCACGTCGCCGCCGAACTCGCCCTTCGGAACCGGCTCGACCAGGTCGCGGGGAAAGCGCGCGCGCAGTTGTGACTCCAGCTCGATCTCCAGTGCCTCGCCCTGCAGCTGCTGCGAGCCCTGCTCGGCCTTGCGGCGAAGCTCCTCGATCTGGCGCTGCATGCCTGCGATCTGGGTCTCCTTCTCGGCGACCTTGGCCTTCAGAGACTCCTCCGCCTCGAGCCGCGCCTTGTCGCGCACCGCGACGAGATTTTCCTGCACCTTGGTCTCGATGGTGAGATCGAGCTCGCGGCGGGCCTCGTCGAGCTCACGCTGCTTGCGCATCATCTCCGCCTGCGCCTTCTGCGCATCCGCCAGCTTGGCGTCCTTGCTGACGATGGCCTCGTGCAGCTCGGCGAGCTGGCGATCGCGGTTGCCCATCTCGTCGGCCACCGCCTGTCGTGCCTTCTCGGCCTCGGCCTGCGCGATCGCAGCGCGTTCGGCCTTCAGCTTGGTGGCGACCTGCTGGTCGATCGCAGCCTTGGCCTGTGCGATCTGCTCCTGCGCGGCCTTGAGCTGCGCCTCGCGGCGGCCGAAATCGGCTTCTTTCGCCTGGAGCTGCCTCTCGAACTGCCGGCGCGTCTCCGCGATCAGGGGCGCTGCGAGCTGCTCGGTCAGCTTGATCTCGGTGCGGCAGGAGGGGCAGACGATCTGAGGATCGGTCATGATTCGCTTCCTTCCATGAAAGCCGAATCTAACCGGCCGCCGCGTGGCGTTTAACCCACGCGAACGGCTTATCCCACGCAATTATCCGCGATTCACGCCCCGTGCGGCGTGGCCTCGGACGTCGCCGTCGTGTCCGGCGCCTTGATGCGGAACCAGGCGACGTAGAGCGCCGGCAGGAACAGCAAGGTCAGCACCGTGCCGACGATGATGCCGCCCATCATCGCATAGGCCATCGGACCCCAGAACACTTCGCGCGCGATCGGGATCAGCGCCAGCGAGGCCGCGGCCGCCGTCAGCATGATCGGCCGCATGCGGTGCTCGGTCGCCTCCATCACGGCCTCCCACGGCGGCCGTCCTTCTTCGCGCAGATGCTCGATCTGCACGATCAGGATCACCGAGTTTCTGATCAGGATGCCGATCAGCGCGAGCACGCCGAGGATGGCGACGAAGCCCAGCGGCGCGCCGCTCGGCAGCAGTGCTGCGACGACGCCGATCAAGGCCAGCGGGGCCACCGCGAACACCAGGAACAGCCGCTGGAAGCTCTGCAGTTGCAGCATCAGGATGGTGGCCATGGTGAACAGCATGATCGGGACGACCGCGATGATCGGCGCCTGGCTCTTGGCGCTCTCCTCGACGCTGCCGCCGGTGACGACCTTGTAGCCGGCCGGAAGCTTGGCGTCGAAGGCCGTGATCGCCGGCTTGAGCTGATCGACCACCGTGTTCGGCTGCACCTGATCGATCACGCTGGCCTTCAAGGTCAGCGTCGGCTGGCGCGAGCGGCGCCAGATCTCCGGCTGCTCGATCTGGTAGCGCAGGGTCGCGAGCGCCGCGAGCGGGATCGACTGGCCGTTGGATCCGGAGAGCTGCAGGTCGCGCAAGGTCTCCAGCGACTGCCGTTCCTTGGCCTGGGCGCGGCCGCGTACGTCGATCAGATAGATGTCGTCGCGCACCTGGGTGATCGAGGTGCCGTCGAGCACGCTGTTCAGCGCATTCGCGATGTCCTCCGAGGTGACGCCGAGCTGGCGCGCCTTGTCCTGCAGCACGTCGACCTTCACGACGCGCGCCGGCTCCATCCAGTCGAAGATGACCGCCCCGAGATGGCTGTTGCCGCGCAGGACGCCGGCCAATTCCTGCGCGATCTCGCGCACCTTGGCGACATCGGGCCCGCTGACGCGATACTGCACCGGGCGGCCGACCGGCGGGCCGATGTCGAGCAGATGCACATAGGCGTCGGTGCCGGGGAACGTCTTGGTCAGATAGGCCTGCAGTTTGGCGCGGGCGCGGTCGCGCGCCTCGAGGCTCCTGGTGACGATGATGATCTGGCCGAACGACACGTCGGCCGGCTGCACGTCGAACGACAGCACGAAGCGCTGGGCGCCGGAGCCGACATAGGTCGACCAATGGTCGATGTCGGGATTGCCCTTCAGCGCCTCCTGCTCGAACTGCGCCATCTGCGCGTTGGTCTCGGCGATCGAGGAGTTCTGCGGCAGGTTGAAGTCGATCACCAACTCGGTACGGTCGGAGGAGGGGAAGAACTGCTGCTGCACGAAGCGCATGCCGAACACCGACAGCCCGAAGATCAGGACCGTGGCGACGATCGTGGTCCAGCGGTTCCGCATGCAGGCATTGAGCATGGCGCGGAAGATCCGCGTCAGCCGGCCGCCCTCGGCATGGTGACTCGGCAAGGTCGCGGGCAGGATGGTGACGCCGAGCAGCGGCGCGAACAGCACGGCGACGATCCAGGACACGACCAGCGACACCGCGATCACGACGAACAGCGTGAAGGTGAACTCGCCGGCGGCGCTGTTGTTGAGGCCAATCGGAATGAAGCCCGCGACCGTCACCAGCGTTCCCGTCAGCATCGGGAAGGCGGTGGAGGTGTAGACGTAGGTTGCGGCCTTGCGCAAGGAGTCGCCGACCTCGAGCCGCGCCACCATCATCTCGACCGCGATCATGGCGTCGTCGACCAAGAGGCCGAGCGCGATGATCAGCGCGCCCAGCGAGATGCGCTGCAGCGAGATGCCGGTGTAGGCCATGAACAGGAAGGTGATGGCGAGCACCAGCGGGATCGAGATCGCGACCACGAGGCCGGCGCGGACGCCGAGGCTGACGAAGCTGATCGCGAGCACGATGATCACGGCCTCATAGAGCGCCTTGGTGAAGCCGCCGACGGCTTCCTCGACGATCTTGGGCTGGTCCGAGACGAGATGCACGCCGACGCCGACCGGCAGGTCGGCGATGACCTTGGTCATCTCCTCCTTCAGCGCCTCGCCGAAATCGAGCAGATTGGCGCCGGCCTTCATGCCGATGGCAAGCCCGATCGCCGGCTGGCCGTTGAAGCGGAACAGCGACGTCGGCGGGTCCTCATAGCCGCGGGTGATGGTGGCGACGTCGGTGAGCGGGAAGAAGCGGTCGTTGATGCGCAGGTTGATCGCCTTGAGGCTCTCCTCGGAGGTGAACTGGCCGGAGACGCGTACGGCGACGCGCTCGGGGCCGGCCTGCAGCACGCCGGACGGCGACACCGCATTCTGCGCCTGGAGCGCCGTCAGGATGGTGCGCTGGTCGATGCCGAGCGCGGCCACCTTGCGCGGCGAGAATTCGAGATAGATCACCTCGTTCTGCGCGCCGACGATGTCGACGCGGCCGACATTGGGCACGGTCAGCACCTTGGCGCGAACCTCCTCGACGCGGTCGCGCAGCTGGCGCTGGCTGAGGCCGTCGCTGGTGAAGGCGTAGATGTTGCCGAACACGTCACCGAAGCGGTCGTTGAATCCCGGCCCGACGACGCCGGACGGGAAGTCGCCCCTGATGTCGTTGATCAGGTTGCGCACCTGCAGCCAGGTCGGGACGACGTCGCGTGCCTTGGTGGTGTCGCGCAGATTGACGAACACGGTGGTCTGGCCGGGCACCGTCAGGCTCTTGGTGTAGTCGAGCGCCGGCAGCTCCTCCAGCTTCTTCTCGATGCGGTCGGTGACCTGGCGCGTCATCTCCTCGGCGGAGGCGCCGGGCCATTTGGCCTGGATCAGCATCGTCTTGATCGTGAAGGACGGATCCTCCTCGCGGCCGAGATGCACGTAGGAGAAGAGGCCCGCAGCCATGAAAGCGATCATGAAATACCAGACGAGCGAGCGGTGCTCGAGCGCCCAGTCGGAGAGGTTGAAGGACTTCACGGCTGAGATTCCTGATCGATGCGGACGGACTGGCCATCCTTGAGACTGTGCACGCCGGCGGTGACGACGCGCTGCCCGGCTTCGAGGCCGCCGGTGACGCGGACGCTGCCGTCCTCGTTGCGGGCGATCGTGATTTCCTGTCGCTTCACCGTCTTGCTGGTAGCGTCGACCAGCCAGACGAAGCTCTTGTCGTTCTGCTCGAGCACAGCCGAGCGCGGCAGCCGGATGACGGTCTTCTGCTCGATATCGAGCGAGGCGGTCACCGTGGTGCCGAGCCGCATGATCTCGGGCGGATTGTCGAGCGTGATGCGGATGCGGCGCGTGCGCGTGGTGGCGTCGGCGCGCGGCGCGATCTCGCGCACCTTGCCGGCGGCGCTGACGCTGGGATCCACCTGTAGCCGCACGGTGAACGGCGTGCCGGCCTGCAAGGCCCCGGCAATGTCGTCGCCGACATCGATCACGGCCTCGCGGATGTCGGGCCGCGCCACCGTGACGACGCTCTGTCCCGGCGAGACGACCTGGCCGACCTCCGCGCCGACCGCGGTGACGATGCCGGCGAAATCCGCCTTGAGCTGGGCGTAGCCGAGCTGCTCACGCGCCTTGGCGAGATTGGACTGCGCCTTGACGACGGAGGCCTGGGCGGCCGCGCGCGACTGCTCGGCGCTCTCCAAGGTCGCCTTGGTGGTGGCGTCGGTTTCCAGCAGGGTGCGCTGCCGGCCCTCGGTGCCGGTCGCATTGGTCAGTTGCGCCTGGCTGCGCGAGACCTCGGCGGCCGAGGCACGCACGGCGAGCTCGAGCGCGGCCGGATCGATCGCCGCGACGACCTGGTCCTGCTTGACCATGTCGCCGACATAGACGGGCCGGGCGATCAGCCGTCCGAGCACGCGGAAACTGAGATCGGCCTTGTAGCGCGGCTCGATCGTGCCGGTGACGGCCGAGCCGTTGGCCGCCTGCGGCTCGATCTTCATCGACAGCACCGGCCGGACCGGCTCGGGAGCGGCGGCCTTTTCGTTGCAGCCGGCGAGCAGAGCGAGCGCGCCGAGCGGAAGAACACAACGCATGGGCGTCATCACGACCGCTTCTCCTCGTTGAATGCGATCTGTTGGCCGACGCTGAGCAGCTTGCCGCCATCGGTCACGACGCGGTCACCCGGTTGCAGCCCGGCCGACACCACGATCGCGCCGGTCTCGTAGTCCTCGATCGTGATCGGCTTCAGCGACACGGTCTTGTCGGCGGCATCGACCAGCCACACCGCCGGCGTCTTGCCGGCCGC
This region of Bradyrhizobium sp. SZCCHNS1050 genomic DNA includes:
- a CDS encoding efflux RND transporter permease subunit; amino-acid sequence: MKSFNLSDWALEHRSLVWYFMIAFMAAGLFSYVHLGREEDPSFTIKTMLIQAKWPGASAEEMTRQVTDRIEKKLEELPALDYTKSLTVPGQTTVFVNLRDTTKARDVVPTWLQVRNLINDIRGDFPSGVVGPGFNDRFGDVFGNIYAFTSDGLSQRQLRDRVEEVRAKVLTVPNVGRVDIVGAQNEVIYLEFSPRKVAALGIDQRTILTALQAQNAVSPSGVLQAGPERVAVRVSGQFTSEESLKAINLRINDRFFPLTDVATITRGYEDPPTSLFRFNGQPAIGLAIGMKAGANLLDFGEALKEEMTKVIADLPVGVGVHLVSDQPKIVEEAVGGFTKALYEAVIIVLAISFVSLGVRAGLVVAISIPLVLAITFLFMAYTGISLQRISLGALIIALGLLVDDAMIAVEMMVARLEVGDSLRKAATYVYTSTAFPMLTGTLVTVAGFIPIGLNNSAAGEFTFTLFVVIAVSLVVSWIVAVLFAPLLGVTILPATLPSHHAEGGRLTRIFRAMLNACMRNRWTTIVATVLIFGLSVFGMRFVQQQFFPSSDRTELVIDFNLPQNSSIAETNAQMAQFEQEALKGNPDIDHWSTYVGSGAQRFVLSFDVQPADVSFGQIIIVTRSLEARDRARAKLQAYLTKTFPGTDAYVHLLDIGPPVGRPVQYRVSGPDVAKVREIAQELAGVLRGNSHLGAVIFDWMEPARVVKVDVLQDKARQLGVTSEDIANALNSVLDGTSITQVRDDIYLIDVRGRAQAKERQSLETLRDLQLSGSNGQSIPLAALATLRYQIEQPEIWRRSRQPTLTLKASVIDQVQPNTVVDQLKPAITAFDAKLPAGYKVVTGGSVEESAKSQAPIIAVVPIMLFTMATILMLQLQSFQRLFLVFAVAPLALIGVVAALLPSGAPLGFVAILGVLALIGILIRNSVILIVQIEHLREEGRPPWEAVMEATEHRMRPIMLTAAAASLALIPIAREVFWGPMAYAMMGGIIVGTVLTLLFLPALYVAWFRIKAPDTTATSEATPHGA
- a CDS encoding DUF2130 domain-containing protein → MTDPQIVCPSCRTEIKLTEQLAAPLIAETRRQFERQLQAKEADFGRREAQLKAAQEQIAQAKAAIDQQVATKLKAERAAIAQAEAEKARQAVADEMGNRDRQLAELHEAIVSKDAKLADAQKAQAEMMRKQRELDEARRELDLTIETKVQENLVAVRDKARLEAEESLKAKVAEKETQIAGMQRQIEELRRKAEQGSQQLQGEALEIELESQLRARFPRDLVEPVPKGEFGGDVIHRVVGPGGQACGAILWESKRTKNWSDGWLVKLRDDLRAAKADIALIVSSALPKGVDGFDLIDGVWVAEPRFALPLSLALRQSLIDVACSKLAQEGQQTKMEMVYAYLTGPRFRHRIDAIVERFTEMQSDLDRERKTMMRLWAKREEQLRSVLDSTAGLYGDLQGIAGRAMQEIESLDVLLIEGKSEAAE
- a CDS encoding efflux RND transporter periplasmic adaptor subunit produces the protein MMTPMRCVLPLGALALLAGCNEKAAAPEPVRPVLSMKIEPQAANGSAVTGTIEPRYKADLSFRVLGRLIARPVYVGDMVKQDQVVAAIDPAALELAVRASAAEVSRSQAQLTNATGTEGRQRTLLETDATTKATLESAEQSRAAAQASVVKAQSNLAKAREQLGYAQLKADFAGIVTAVGAEVGQVVSPGQSVVTVARPDIREAVIDVGDDIAGALQAGTPFTVRLQVDPSVSAAGKVREIAPRADATTRTRRIRITLDNPPEIMRLGTTVTASLDIEQKTVIRLPRSAVLEQNDKSFVWLVDATSKTVKRQEITIARNEDGSVRVTGGLEAGQRVVTAGVHSLKDGQSVRIDQESQP